In Fodinibius saliphilus, a genomic segment contains:
- a CDS encoding PAS domain-containing sensor histidine kinase translates to MTLSKIPLDFEENSIPMVIYNEDNQSIIEVNKEACELYGYDREELLSLALTDLETEEAIPEPLKRLERQQEKYNAHFWEHKTCEGKSILVDILTQTVSHENKKQVLAIVQDVTLLGQKEFRDQVFQRILTCLQDNLPALFYLFDEEGNLKQWNSYVENTTGYSYDEISSMKTTDFFAEEEESEVIQAINKMYKEGEAELKTQLSSKSGEKIPILFRAVKVKHEDRVFGMGIGLNLSNLVEAEKEAAHHRQILEAVIDQSPSLMYIKDNENRFRFANKAFLQLHGLDHDEIIGKKDSEVLRDYDIELMRKTDRQVRQTGQMCNIREEVKVNGGTRTYLSTKLQLNNIEGYENYLFSMSTDITKQREMEKMLKKSLKQKEVLLSEIHYRVKNNLAVISAIMELEVFDSEDSRLQERLNKNLSRIKTMAFIHEILYQEQDVSQIEFGNNITGLVNTITATFEEKVEVELNVNKLGLNINQALPCSLIINEVVTNIINDNTEQGKEVYLAIELSIEGQNVILRITDKSNGKPNYMNGNRASSISDQLIQTLKKQLIGTFKVTSGEDGKTSFELYFKREQVKGTSSSLFEYPELKIGNF, encoded by the coding sequence ATGACGTTATCTAAGATTCCTCTAGATTTTGAAGAGAATTCCATTCCTATGGTTATCTACAATGAGGATAACCAATCTATTATAGAGGTTAATAAGGAAGCATGTGAGTTGTATGGATATGATCGTGAGGAACTACTTTCTTTAGCTCTCACTGACTTGGAAACGGAGGAAGCGATACCCGAACCTCTGAAACGACTTGAACGTCAACAGGAAAAGTACAACGCCCATTTTTGGGAGCATAAAACGTGTGAGGGTAAATCCATTCTGGTTGATATTTTGACACAGACGGTTTCGCATGAAAACAAAAAACAGGTATTGGCAATAGTACAAGATGTGACTCTACTGGGGCAAAAGGAGTTCCGCGACCAAGTATTTCAAAGGATATTGACCTGTCTGCAAGACAATCTACCGGCCCTGTTTTACCTTTTTGATGAAGAAGGTAATCTAAAACAATGGAACAGCTATGTGGAGAATACTACCGGCTATTCATATGATGAGATATCAAGTATGAAAACAACTGATTTTTTTGCAGAGGAGGAAGAGTCCGAAGTTATTCAAGCTATAAATAAGATGTATAAAGAGGGAGAGGCCGAACTGAAAACCCAATTATCATCAAAGTCAGGCGAGAAGATTCCTATTCTGTTTAGAGCCGTAAAAGTAAAGCATGAAGACCGAGTTTTTGGGATGGGGATTGGACTCAATTTGTCAAATCTTGTAGAGGCCGAGAAAGAGGCTGCCCATCACCGTCAAATTCTGGAAGCAGTGATTGATCAATCGCCTTCGCTAATGTATATCAAAGATAATGAGAACAGATTTAGGTTTGCCAATAAGGCTTTTTTGCAACTTCACGGCTTGGATCATGATGAAATTATAGGCAAAAAAGATTCAGAAGTGTTGCGAGACTATGATATTGAATTAATGCGTAAGACCGATCGGCAGGTTCGCCAAACGGGGCAGATGTGCAATATTCGGGAAGAAGTGAAAGTAAATGGAGGTACTCGTACTTATTTATCTACAAAACTGCAATTAAACAATATTGAGGGATATGAGAACTATCTCTTTAGTATGTCTACTGATATCACCAAGCAAAGGGAGATGGAAAAAATGCTTAAGAAATCTCTTAAACAAAAAGAGGTACTTCTTTCCGAAATTCACTATCGTGTTAAAAATAACCTGGCCGTTATTTCTGCTATTATGGAACTGGAAGTATTTGATAGTGAGGATTCCCGGCTTCAGGAAAGACTTAACAAGAACTTATCTCGAATTAAGACCATGGCTTTTATTCATGAGATCTTATATCAAGAGCAGGACGTTTCACAAATTGAATTTGGGAATAATATCACCGGTCTAGTTAATACGATTACTGCAACATTTGAGGAGAAAGTAGAGGTAGAGTTAAATGTAAATAAATTGGGGCTGAATATTAACCAAGCCTTACCGTGTTCGCTTATTATTAATGAAGTTGTAACAAATATAATTAATGATAATACAGAACAGGGAAAAGAAGTGTATTTGGCGATTGAACTCAGTATTGAAGGACAAAATGTTATTCTGAGAATAACTGATAAGAGCAATGGAAAGCCCAATTATATGAATGGAAATAGAGCAAGCTCTATTAGTGACCAACTGATCCAGACTTTAAAAAAACAACTTATAGGTACATTTAAGGTTACTTCCGGGGAAGATGGCAAAACATCTTTTGAGCTATATTTTAAGCGAGAACAGGTGAAAGGTACAAGTAGTTCTTTGTTCGAATATCCGGAATTGAAGATAGGGAATTTCTAA
- a CDS encoding energy transducer TonB — MSCIIAAELIALAFFTFWPAPETGSKSNKNRSFDDDVIVMEEAIITKQASTPPPPPKPQAPVPVPKDEIIEEEIVIFEDINPSDFTDSLSLSKLEGAGNSDQVASSPAQPPSVIRIVEAVTPDAAQKAGIKAEVTVRLLVDKKGRVEDANIMVVKVYPEGSSEPRILDTIGYGVPEAALKAAQQWKFHPARNNGKAVKAYSKQVFTFGF, encoded by the coding sequence ATGTCCTGCATTATTGCTGCTGAGCTTATTGCTTTGGCATTTTTCACCTTTTGGCCGGCCCCGGAAACCGGTTCGAAATCAAATAAGAATAGGTCTTTTGATGATGATGTCATTGTCATGGAGGAGGCTATAATTACGAAACAAGCAAGTACTCCGCCTCCACCTCCCAAACCCCAAGCCCCGGTACCCGTGCCCAAAGATGAAATAATAGAGGAAGAGATCGTGATATTTGAGGATATTAACCCCTCTGATTTTACAGACTCCTTGTCTCTTTCCAAGCTAGAAGGAGCCGGTAATTCTGACCAAGTAGCCAGCAGTCCCGCCCAACCGCCCAGTGTAATACGTATTGTGGAGGCAGTAACGCCCGATGCAGCTCAAAAAGCGGGTATTAAAGCTGAGGTTACCGTTAGGTTGCTGGTAGATAAAAAAGGGCGTGTCGAAGATGCCAATATCATGGTCGTCAAAGTATATCCGGAGGGCAGTAGTGAGCCTCGGATACTGGATACCATCGGTTATGGAGTTCCAGAAGCCGCGCTCAAAGCGGCTCAGCAGTGGAAGTTTCACCCAGCCAGGAACAATGGCAAAGCCGTAAAAGCATATAGTAAACAGGTGTTTACTTTTGGATTTTAA
- a CDS encoding lysophospholipid acyltransferase family protein, which produces MKRVIFSFFGWIYWAVCIISFFLIIFPLYIITAPFDRYNKIPNQLLRGLGWLMMKVNPGWSFNIKGADPQKVSEPTIVVGNHQSFLDLPLLYLLPWSMKWVAKKDLFKIPILGWIIYMTGQIGIDRQSMRSFKKLDTLVEPIQDGVPGMIFPEGTRTEDGKLKPFKNGAFKLAKRYNFNILPLVLKGGYEAMPPGDWTASPTQEFMISVLEPISADDYDTESELKEAVHMLIEQELEELQN; this is translated from the coding sequence ATGAAGAGAGTCATTTTTAGTTTTTTCGGGTGGATCTACTGGGCAGTATGTATTATTTCTTTCTTTCTTATCATATTTCCCCTGTATATTATAACGGCCCCCTTTGATCGTTACAATAAAATTCCTAATCAGCTACTGCGTGGACTTGGCTGGTTGATGATGAAGGTGAACCCGGGCTGGTCTTTCAATATTAAAGGAGCCGATCCCCAAAAGGTAAGTGAGCCCACGATTGTTGTTGGCAATCATCAGAGTTTTTTAGATTTACCGCTATTATACCTGCTGCCCTGGAGTATGAAATGGGTGGCTAAGAAAGATCTTTTTAAGATTCCTATACTGGGTTGGATTATTTATATGACCGGCCAGATCGGTATTGATCGGCAGAGTATGCGTTCGTTCAAAAAACTGGACACCTTGGTTGAGCCTATACAAGATGGGGTTCCGGGTATGATCTTTCCAGAAGGAACACGTACCGAAGATGGCAAATTGAAACCGTTTAAGAATGGCGCTTTTAAACTGGCGAAACGGTATAATTTTAATATACTGCCTCTCGTTTTGAAAGGGGGATATGAGGCAATGCCCCCGGGAGACTGGACGGCCTCTCCAACGCAAGAGTTTATGATATCTGTACTGGAACCTATTTCGGCTGATGACTATGATACTGAAAGCGAATTAAAAGAAGCAGTACATATGTTGATAGAGCAGGAGCTGGAAGAGCTTCAGAATTAA
- the murQ gene encoding N-acetylmuramic acid 6-phosphate etherase produces the protein MEEKEQQLFTQLKKLDTEQRNRSTLEIDLADSLEIARLINTEDQKVAKEVEKKLNEVAQAIDLVKEAFDAGGRLIYAGAGTSGRLGILDAAECPPTFGSDPGQVIGLIAGGKEAVFEAQENAEDFEENGREALREANLSVNDIVCGLAASGRTPYVHGALKEADDMGCHTIFVTTVPGEQITIDVDVLIDIPVGPEVIMGSTRMKSATAQKMVLNMITTGANIRRGKVYENVMVDLQLSNQKLHERSKRILMMFADIDYDKAEEYLEAADGHVKTALVMVLGGLDREDARQKLEENNGFIRKALQNINS, from the coding sequence GTGGAAGAAAAAGAGCAACAGCTTTTTACCCAGCTTAAAAAACTAGATACTGAGCAGCGTAACCGATCAACCCTGGAAATCGATTTGGCGGATTCTCTGGAGATTGCCCGCCTGATAAATACAGAGGATCAGAAGGTAGCAAAAGAGGTTGAGAAGAAGCTTAATGAAGTAGCACAGGCTATCGATTTAGTGAAAGAAGCATTTGATGCCGGAGGACGCCTTATCTATGCGGGGGCAGGCACCAGCGGCAGGCTGGGAATTCTTGATGCAGCCGAATGTCCGCCTACTTTTGGATCCGATCCCGGCCAGGTTATTGGCCTAATCGCCGGGGGTAAAGAGGCCGTTTTTGAAGCCCAGGAAAATGCTGAAGATTTTGAGGAGAATGGGCGGGAAGCTTTGCGTGAAGCCAACCTTTCGGTGAACGATATCGTGTGTGGTTTGGCAGCCAGCGGACGTACGCCTTATGTACACGGGGCTCTTAAAGAAGCCGATGATATGGGGTGCCACACCATCTTTGTGACAACTGTTCCCGGTGAACAGATCACCATTGATGTGGATGTTTTAATTGATATCCCGGTAGGTCCCGAAGTGATTATGGGCAGTACACGAATGAAAAGTGCTACTGCCCAAAAGATGGTGTTGAATATGATTACGACAGGGGCCAATATTCGCCGCGGTAAGGTCTATGAAAATGTGATGGTAGACCTGCAGCTGTCAAACCAGAAGCTGCACGAACGCTCTAAACGAATTTTAATGATGTTCGCCGATATCGATTATGATAAAGCGGAAGAATACCTGGAAGCGGCTGACGGACATGTTAAAACAGCACTGGTAATGGTGTTGGGAGGTTTAGACAGGGAGGACGCGAGACAAAAGCTGGAGGAGAATAATGGCTTTATTCGTAAAGCATTACAGAATATTAACTCCTAG
- a CDS encoding DUF4260 domain-containing protein: protein MKNLLKLEELGMFLLSVFLFAETEIVWWLFPVLILLPVIGMVGYVLNDRYGAFCYNLFHHKGLAILFFAAGLFFKIPVFELIGIIIFGHASVDRIFGYGLKYISSFQDTHLGKIGKN, encoded by the coding sequence ATGAAAAACCTTTTAAAGCTGGAAGAGCTGGGTATGTTCCTGCTTTCAGTTTTCCTATTTGCAGAAACTGAAATAGTTTGGTGGCTGTTTCCGGTTTTGATACTCCTACCCGTTATAGGGATGGTTGGCTATGTTTTAAATGACAGATATGGAGCTTTCTGTTATAATCTTTTTCACCATAAAGGACTTGCTATTCTATTTTTTGCGGCCGGTCTTTTTTTCAAAATTCCAGTTTTTGAGCTTATCGGCATCATTATATTTGGCCATGCTTCGGTAGATCGCATATTTGGATACGGACTTAAATATATCAGCTCTTTTCAAGATACGCACCTGGGAAAGATTGGTAAGAATTAA